One genomic segment of Erysipelotrichaceae bacterium 66202529 includes these proteins:
- a CDS encoding ParB/RepB/Spo0J family partition protein produces the protein MKKQDFKVLKTKDLYPFPDNPFHVAEDETLSELAESIKEFGIVTPIITRPKEDGNGYEVIAGQRRVRASELAGINTVPAFVLPLDRDRAIITLVDSNLQRENILPSERAFAYKMKSEAMKRQGFRTDLTSSQVVTKLRTDDKVAQGFGVGRMTVQRFIRLTELIPPILRMVDEGKIALTPAVELSFLKKDEQENLFATMESEEATPSLSQAQRMKSLSQSGRLDMDTIFAIMTEEKGNQKETLKINTSKLKKYFPKNTTPKQMEETIIKLLERELQRKRGRDSR, from the coding sequence ATGAAGAAACAGGATTTTAAGGTGTTAAAGACCAAAGACTTGTACCCGTTTCCCGACAATCCGTTTCATGTGGCAGAGGATGAAACGCTGTCAGAATTAGCGGAAAGCATCAAGGAATTTGGCATTGTCACGCCGATAATCACACGCCCGAAAGAGGACGGGAACGGCTATGAAGTGATTGCAGGGCAGCGGCGTGTCCGTGCGTCTGAACTTGCAGGGATAAATACCGTGCCTGCGTTTGTCCTGCCCTTAGACCGTGACCGAGCCATCATCACCCTTGTAGACAGTAATTTACAGCGTGAGAATATCCTGCCATCAGAGCGGGCGTTTGCCTACAAGATGAAATCCGAAGCCATGAAGCGGCAGGGTTTCCGCACAGACTTAACCTCGTCACAAGTTGTGACGAAGTTGCGGACGGACGACAAGGTGGCACAGGGCTTCGGCGTAGGCAGGATGACCGTACAAAGATTTATCCGTTTGACGGAACTGATACCGCCGATTTTGCGGATGGTGGACGAGGGGAAAATCGCCCTCACGCCTGCGGTGGAACTGTCCTTTTTGAAGAAAGACGAGCAGGAAAACCTCTTTGCCACGATGGAGAGCGAAGAAGCAACGCCCTCACTCTCACAGGCACAGCGGATGAAAAGCCTAAGCCAGAGCGGGCGGCTTGACATGGATACGATATTTGCAATTATGACGGAGGAAAAGGGAAACCAGAAAGAAACCTTGAAAATCAACACAAGCAAGCTGAAAAAGTATTTTCCGAAGAACACAACGCCGAAGCAGATGGAGGAAACCATCATTAAACTTTTGGAGCGTGAATTGCAGAGGAAACGGGGCAGGGACAGCCGCTAA
- a CDS encoding stage II sporulation protein R yields the protein MGEDKKADKKRKRIVPKAPVQMIISREYVGTQTVTEAFIPIISEDIRKKIAEGDTFDNEGLSA from the coding sequence ATGGGCGAGGATAAGAAAGCAGATAAAAAGAGAAAGCGTATCGTGCCGAAAGCACCAGTTCAGATGATAATCAGCCGTGAATATGTCGGCACGCAGACAGTCACAGAAGCGTTTATCCCGATTATTTCCGAGGATATTCGGAAGAAGATTGCCGAGGGCGACACCTTCGACAATGAGGGGCTGTCCGCTTAG
- a CDS encoding DUF3991 domain-containing protein has protein sequence MKSNRPYVQLDPAVIEQARQMDLLSYLQRYEPSNLKRVAGNVYCTREHDSLKISNGKWYWWSRGFGGVSALDYLIKVREYSFVEAVKMLTGITADWKSLPVSVPKDEPKVLLLPPKNRDCNRVTDYLFGRRIDLSIIEDCIGDGMIFESAKYHSAVFIGKDESGTSKYVAYRGTIGSSFKGDASGSDKRYSFRLLAREPTDTVRLFEAAIDLLSYATYLKCEGKDYQSENLLSLSGMYQPKKEIKDSKIPIALITFLNANPHIKTIVLHLDNDRTGRLYTAALKELLQKDYQIVEDPPPAGKDFNDSLLSYLGIARPSVSRERRDVR, from the coding sequence ATGAAAAGTAACCGACCCTATGTGCAGCTTGACCCTGCTGTGATTGAGCAGGCACGGCAAATGGACTTGCTATCGTACTTGCAGAGGTATGAGCCAAGCAACTTAAAGCGTGTGGCAGGGAATGTTTACTGTACCAGAGAGCATGACAGCTTGAAGATTTCCAATGGTAAGTGGTATTGGTGGTCGAGAGGTTTCGGCGGCGTTTCTGCCCTTGATTATCTCATTAAGGTCAGGGAGTACAGCTTTGTGGAAGCCGTGAAAATGCTCACAGGCATTACCGCCGATTGGAAGTCGCTGCCTGTTTCCGTTCCCAAAGATGAGCCAAAGGTGCTGCTCTTGCCGCCGAAAAATCGTGACTGTAACCGAGTGACCGACTACCTTTTCGGACGTAGGATTGACCTTTCTATCATTGAGGACTGTATTGGAGACGGTATGATTTTTGAAAGTGCCAAGTACCACAGCGCCGTGTTTATCGGAAAGGACGAGAGCGGAACGTCCAAGTATGTTGCCTACCGTGGCACGATAGGCAGCTCCTTTAAGGGTGACGCTTCAGGAAGCGATAAGCGGTATTCATTCCGACTTCTGGCAAGAGAGCCGACTGATACAGTGCGTTTATTTGAAGCTGCCATTGATTTATTGTCCTACGCCACCTATCTAAAGTGTGAGGGAAAGGACTATCAATCAGAAAATCTGCTCTCTCTTTCGGGTATGTATCAGCCAAAGAAAGAGATAAAGGACAGTAAAATCCCCATAGCACTAATCACATTTTTGAACGCTAATCCCCATATTAAGACCATCGTTTTGCATCTAGATAATGACAGAACGGGCAGGCTTTATACCGCCGCCTTAAAAGAACTGTTGCAAAAAGACTACCAAATCGTTGAAGATCCTCCGCCTGCCGGTAAGGACTTCAACGATTCTTTGTTGTCCTATCTGGGGATTGCAAGACCGAGTGTAAGCCGTGAAAGGAGGGATGTCCGTTGA
- a CDS encoding helix-turn-helix domain-containing protein, whose protein sequence is MAITYNKLWKILIDKEMSKVQLREATGMGPGTLAKLGKNERVSLEVLERICEELNCNFGDIIDYKKENI, encoded by the coding sequence ATGGCTATTACATATAACAAGTTGTGGAAAATATTAATAGATAAAGAAATGTCAAAGGTTCAATTAAGGGAAGCCACGGGTATGGGACCAGGGACATTGGCTAAACTAGGAAAAAATGAGCGTGTAAGCTTAGAGGTGTTGGAGAGAATATGTGAAGAACTAAATTGCAATTTTGGCGATATTATTGACTACAAGAAGGAGAATATATAA
- a CDS encoding plasmid recombination protein, whose translation MPYAILRFQKRKAGGVAACERHNERKKEAYKSNPDIDMERSKDNYHLVNPPRYTYKKEINRMVAEAGCRTRKDSVMMVETLITASPEFMNSLPPKEQKAYFTMALDFISERVGEKNILSAVVHMDERTPHMHLCFVPITPDNKLSAKTILGNQKSLSEWQTAYHERMSSRWNQLERGQSSMETKRKHVPTWLYKLGGRLDKQYEEIVSALSDINAFNAGKKRDKALELIAAWLPDVEKFSKEISKQSAYINSLKEQIGQESDYAGRMRDEKYEQELKVQKANQKIFELQRTNEQMGRLLSKIPPEVLEELQKNHKSRAKER comes from the coding sequence ATGCCCTATGCAATCCTGCGTTTCCAGAAACGCAAAGCGGGCGGCGTTGCGGCTTGCGAACGCCACAACGAGCGTAAAAAAGAAGCCTATAAAAGCAATCCAGATATAGATATGGAACGCTCGAAAGATAACTACCATCTTGTGAATCCGCCGAGGTACACCTACAAGAAAGAGATTAACCGCATGGTAGCCGAAGCAGGGTGCAGGACGAGGAAAGATAGCGTGATGATGGTGGAAACGCTTATCACGGCTTCGCCAGAATTTATGAACAGCCTGCCGCCCAAAGAACAGAAAGCGTATTTTACGATGGCTCTGGATTTCATTTCAGAGCGTGTCGGGGAGAAAAATATCCTCTCCGCAGTCGTCCACATGGACGAGAGAACGCCGCATATGCACCTCTGTTTTGTGCCGATTACACCAGACAATAAGCTGTCTGCCAAAACAATTTTAGGCAATCAAAAGAGCCTGTCCGAATGGCAGACCGCCTACCATGAGCGGATGTCCTCACGGTGGAATCAGCTTGAAAGAGGTCAGTCCTCAATGGAAACGAAGCGGAAACATGTCCCCACATGGCTCTATAAGTTGGGCGGCAGGCTTGATAAACAGTATGAGGAAATTGTGTCTGCACTGTCCGACATCAACGCCTTTAATGCAGGGAAGAAGCGTGACAAGGCTCTGGAACTGATTGCGGCATGGCTCCCAGACGTGGAGAAATTCTCAAAGGAAATCAGTAAGCAGAGTGCCTATATCAATAGCCTAAAGGAGCAAATCGGGCAGGAATCAGACTATGCGGGGCGTATGCGTGATGAAAAGTATGAGCAGGAACTAAAGGTGCAGAAAGCGAACCAGAAGATATTTGAGTTGCAGAGAACCAACGAGCAGATGGGGCGGCTGCTCTCAAAGATACCGCCCGAAGTGTTGGAAGAATTGCAGAAAAACCATAAAAGCAGAGCGAAAGAAAGGTAG
- a CDS encoding N-6 DNA methylase, whose translation MDALKEIIIEGQKKGLIKVSNDVSTITYLNQNISRNYNNPEEWVQAETYCELVLNYNYPVENIRLYVKVTVGSDVKEADIIVYNDSDCKRPHIIVECKKEEITEQEFKQAVRQAYSYAFATAGTVKYIWVTSGIKDEYYAFDKEMDSRESVTDIPQYKVAKLASYKFAKNGGITEDGQKLSALYTVEESELTNRFKQAHQALWGGGELNPSEAFDELDKLIFCKIFDEKKKRKNGQPYDFQIIKVEPRSRDKRDIEKADKETSENLLQRLISLYEDGKLIGERKNDTEIFREGIKLTAAKARTVVSYLEGVDLLNTDLDSKGRAFETFMGSFFRGDFGQYFTPRNIVSFIVDSLPIDESKRVLDTSCGSGGFLLHALDKVRKTTREFYEIKDGEKETQECHEQWHDFAEYNLYGIEINEQISRTAKMNMIIHDDGHTNVVSADGLISPNDLRLKTNNDGFKENSFDYIITNPPFGSIVKQTEKAYLHQYKLGVKDTDWLNPNSKASERPSQSTEVLFIEQAEKYLVEGGYLAIVVPDGVLTNSSMQYVRDYISDTFRIVAVVSMPQTAFSANGAGVKSSVMFLKKYSASDKQARIDLRNTTQNNLISNSDDGIRLLELFKKKKEEIAKINKQIKQGEKAENKSEIEILKNRKQAITEEYDEQIEITKENLSDAFLEQYKQALNGYPIFMAIAEDIGYDATGKETNGNELPAISEELAKFIKAIEEGKDYFFQ comes from the coding sequence ATGGATGCTTTAAAAGAAATTATTATTGAAGGTCAAAAAAAAGGATTAATAAAAGTAAGCAATGATGTTTCGACTATTACATATCTAAATCAAAACATTTCAAGAAATTATAATAATCCCGAAGAATGGGTTCAAGCAGAAACATATTGTGAATTGGTTTTAAATTATAATTACCCTGTTGAAAACATACGACTATATGTAAAAGTGACAGTTGGCTCGGATGTAAAAGAAGCCGATATTATTGTTTATAATGATAGCGACTGCAAGCGTCCGCACATTATTGTTGAATGTAAGAAAGAGGAAATAACAGAACAAGAATTCAAACAAGCTGTTCGGCAAGCTTATTCTTATGCTTTTGCTACCGCTGGAACAGTCAAATATATATGGGTTACTTCAGGCATTAAAGATGAATATTACGCTTTCGACAAGGAGATGGATAGTCGAGAAAGTGTAACCGATATACCACAGTATAAAGTGGCTAAATTAGCGAGCTATAAATTTGCAAAAAATGGTGGCATTACTGAAGATGGTCAAAAACTTTCTGCACTTTACACGGTGGAAGAATCAGAGTTGACTAATCGTTTTAAACAAGCACACCAAGCACTTTGGGGCGGTGGAGAATTAAATCCGTCAGAAGCTTTTGATGAACTGGATAAATTGATTTTTTGTAAAATTTTTGATGAAAAAAAGAAACGTAAAAATGGACAGCCTTACGATTTTCAAATTATCAAGGTTGAACCTAGAAGTAGAGATAAGCGTGATATTGAAAAAGCAGATAAGGAAACAAGTGAGAACCTTTTACAACGTTTGATTTCGTTATATGAAGACGGAAAATTGATTGGTGAGAGAAAAAACGATACAGAGATTTTTAGAGAAGGCATTAAACTAACCGCAGCTAAAGCACGTACAGTAGTAAGTTATTTAGAGGGAGTTGATTTACTTAACACTGATTTAGACAGTAAAGGACGAGCTTTTGAAACATTTATGGGATCATTTTTTAGAGGCGATTTTGGACAATATTTTACTCCAAGAAATATCGTAAGCTTTATTGTTGATAGCTTGCCAATAGATGAAAGTAAGCGTGTTCTTGACACCTCATGTGGTAGTGGAGGGTTTTTACTTCATGCTCTTGATAAAGTTAGAAAAACGACCAGAGAATTTTACGAGATAAAAGACGGGGAAAAAGAAACCCAAGAATGTCATGAACAATGGCATGATTTTGCCGAGTATAACTTGTATGGTATTGAGATAAATGAGCAGATCTCAAGAACTGCCAAAATGAATATGATAATCCATGATGATGGACACACAAATGTTGTATCTGCAGATGGACTTATTTCTCCTAATGATTTACGCTTAAAAACAAATAATGATGGATTCAAAGAAAATTCTTTTGATTATATTATTACTAATCCTCCATTTGGGTCAATCGTGAAGCAAACTGAAAAGGCTTATCTACATCAATATAAGTTAGGAGTTAAAGACACTGATTGGCTTAATCCAAATAGTAAAGCTTCTGAAAGACCTAGTCAAAGCACAGAGGTTTTATTTATTGAACAAGCAGAAAAATATCTTGTTGAGGGTGGGTATTTGGCTATAGTTGTGCCTGATGGTGTATTAACTAATTCAAGTATGCAATATGTACGAGATTATATTAGTGACACATTTAGAATTGTTGCTGTAGTTTCTATGCCTCAAACTGCTTTTTCTGCTAATGGTGCAGGTGTAAAAAGTTCTGTAATGTTTTTAAAAAAATATTCAGCATCAGATAAACAAGCTCGTATCGATTTAAGAAATACTACACAGAATAATTTAATCTCTAATTCTGATGATGGAATTAGATTGTTAGAGCTTTTTAAGAAAAAGAAAGAAGAAATAGCTAAAATAAACAAGCAAATTAAGCAGGGAGAAAAAGCAGAAAATAAATCAGAAATTGAAATATTAAAAAATAGAAAGCAAGCAATTACTGAAGAGTATGATGAACAAATTGAGATTACAAAAGAAAATCTTTCAGATGCATTTTTAGAACAATACAAACAGGCGTTAAATGGTTATCCTATTTTTATGGCAATTGCGGAGGATATAGGCTATGACGCTACTGGCAAAGAAACAAACGGGAATGAGTTGCCTGCTATTTCAGAAGAATTGGCGAAATTTATCAAAGCAATAGAAGAAGGAAAAGACTATTTTTTTCAATAA
- a CDS encoding DUF4368 domain-containing protein — protein MAGIRMENKIYEVGMYCRLSKDDGTDNESASIATQKSILTDYVKKQGWHLAKTYVDDGYSGTNFQRPSFQNMIKDIESGLINCVITKDLSRLGRNYLDCGLYLEVFFPEHNVRYIAVNDGVDTLNKSAMDITPFRNILNEMYSADVSVKIKSAYRARFQQGKFMGTTAPYGYVKDPADHNHLLIDDKVAHVVREIFDLALAGNGIAKIRKHINKQHILRPAAYAAEQGATGYERYFEENEENRYIWSENSVRGILRSPIYAGNLAGYKRIAANMKSKKRPSKLPEEWEVIPDTHEGIVTQEEFDTVQQLITSRRLPENKGGFENIFAGVIKCADCGYAMRAMSANRRKRPDIIDCVQYSCNNYGRYGNIMCTAHSIEARDLFNAVLTDINRFADMAVNDEKAVRAIEKRLTETDQSKAKALEKEQRKLNKRLAELDRLFSSLYEDKVMERITERNFEMMSGKYQKEQLEIEARLKEVTETLSDSYEKTQGVRDFLSLIRNYQGIKELDATIINALIDKILVSEREKLTDGMVRQEIKIYYKFIGFVGELHITPTKRWTALKPKNCTVCGVEYVPRSGISKYCPACAKKIQREKSNESKRRSRERNRQACIELSAKNDRLTLSSDRGVSKGRVICSQRLRFTAM, from the coding sequence ATGGCAGGAATAAGAATGGAGAACAAGATTTATGAAGTCGGCATGTACTGCCGCTTGTCAAAAGACGATGGCACGGATAACGAGAGTGCGAGCATTGCGACACAGAAATCCATCCTCACGGATTATGTGAAAAAGCAGGGATGGCACTTAGCAAAAACGTATGTGGACGACGGTTACTCTGGTACAAATTTCCAAAGACCAAGTTTCCAGAACATGATTAAGGACATTGAAAGCGGTCTGATAAACTGCGTTATCACGAAAGATTTATCTCGTCTGGGGAGGAACTATCTTGATTGCGGACTGTATCTGGAAGTGTTTTTCCCAGAGCATAATGTGAGGTATATAGCGGTCAATGACGGCGTGGACACGCTCAATAAATCCGCTATGGACATCACGCCTTTCCGCAACATCCTAAACGAAATGTATTCCGCCGATGTGTCGGTCAAGATAAAATCGGCGTACCGAGCGAGGTTTCAGCAGGGGAAATTCATGGGGACGACAGCACCATACGGTTACGTCAAAGACCCCGCCGACCACAACCATCTGCTGATAGATGACAAAGTTGCCCATGTGGTAAGGGAAATATTTGACCTTGCGTTAGCGGGCAACGGAATCGCCAAAATCCGCAAGCACATCAACAAACAGCATATCTTACGCCCCGCCGCTTATGCGGCGGAGCAGGGGGCAACAGGCTATGAGAGGTATTTTGAGGAGAATGAGGAGAACCGTTATATTTGGAGCGAGAACAGCGTAAGGGGCATTTTAAGAAGCCCGATATATGCGGGAAACCTTGCAGGCTACAAGCGGATTGCCGCCAACATGAAAAGCAAGAAACGCCCCTCTAAGCTGCCCGAAGAATGGGAAGTGATACCAGACACCCATGAGGGGATAGTCACGCAGGAGGAATTTGATACCGTACAGCAGCTTATTACAAGCCGCAGATTACCAGAAAACAAGGGCGGCTTTGAGAACATCTTTGCAGGCGTTATTAAGTGTGCGGACTGCGGCTATGCGATGCGGGCTATGAGTGCCAACAGGAGGAAACGCCCCGACATCATCGACTGCGTACAATATTCCTGCAATAATTATGGCAGATACGGTAATATCATGTGTACCGCACACAGCATTGAAGCGAGGGACTTGTTCAACGCTGTCCTCACCGACATCAACCGATTTGCGGATATGGCAGTCAATGATGAAAAGGCAGTGAGGGCGATTGAAAAGCGGCTCACGGAAACAGACCAGAGCAAGGCAAAGGCACTGGAAAAGGAGCAAAGAAAACTGAACAAACGCCTTGCAGAACTGGACAGGCTGTTTTCCTCACTCTATGAAGATAAGGTGATGGAGCGTATTACCGAGCGGAATTTTGAGATGATGTCGGGAAAATACCAGAAAGAACAGCTTGAAATTGAAGCAAGGCTGAAAGAGGTAACGGAAACGCTCAGCGACAGCTATGAGAAGACGCAGGGTGTCCGTGATTTCCTCTCCCTAATCCGCAACTATCAAGGCATTAAGGAACTGGACGCAACCATCATAAACGCACTTATAGACAAGATACTTGTTTCGGAACGTGAGAAACTTACAGACGGAATGGTGCGGCAGGAAATCAAGATTTATTATAAATTCATCGGCTTTGTCGGTGAATTACATATCACACCGACAAAGCGGTGGACTGCGTTAAAGCCTAAGAATTGTACGGTGTGCGGTGTTGAATATGTTCCCCGCTCTGGCATATCGAAGTATTGTCCTGCTTGTGCCAAGAAGATACAGAGGGAGAAATCAAACGAGAGCAAACGCAGGAGCAGGGAGCGAAACAGACAGGCATGTATTGAACTGTCCGCAAAAAATGACCGACTGACCTTGAGCAGCGACAGGGGCGTATCGAAAGGCAGGGTAATCTGTTCTCAGAGGTTGAGGTTTACCGCTATGTGA